A DNA window from Cottoperca gobio unplaced genomic scaffold, fCotGob3.1 fCotGob3_64arrow_ctg1, whole genome shotgun sequence contains the following coding sequences:
- the LOC115006181 gene encoding beta-1,3-galactosyltransferase 5-like isoform X1 — protein MTPHIEGLSTQVCSVPSCVSRLQLVVETQMITKSTDTNRQILMATNGRLLKHIWICTLGPLTIFLIYLECAWDLVSSDVPAPVSSSSARSPWRDPGPYHVAYPRNYKFIMDDTPTCKTTTPFLVLMVPVAPSNVAARDTIRKTWGNEKVVLGQLIETIFVLGLPGGADAEQQQEKLKQENLQHRDLIQSNFKDSYHNLTIKTLVMLEWLDAHCHKTSYVLKIDSDMFLHVQNLVKLLLDPGTAKQNYMSGLVWWHSPVLRNPFNKFYMPRNVVAELEYPPYPLGMAYVMSLDLPAKILAVSPQIRPIFIEDAYLGMCLKLLGVSPSDPPEDSMFVVAPTHPLSNCSLSHVIAVTTTSVLQMSSYWLRSRTPEAEC, from the exons ATGACACCACATATAGAAGGTCTCAGTACTCAGGTGTGCTCAGTCCCCTCTTGTGTGTCCAGGCTGCAGCTTGTTGTGGAAACACAGATGATAacgaaatctacagacacaaaccgACAAA TTTTAATGGCTACCAACGGGAGACTCTTAAAACACATCTGGATCTGCACGCTGGGACCATTGACCATCTTCCTCATCTACCTGGAGTGTGCCTGGGACTTGGTGAGCAGCGATGTTCCAGCACCAGTCTCGTCATCATCAGCAAGGTCACCGTGGAGGGACCCCGGGCCATATCACGTGGCATATCCACGAAACTACAAATTCATCATGGATGACACGCCAACGTGTAAGACGACGACTCCTTTCCTGGTCCTGATGGTTCCGGTCGCACCCAGTAACGTGGCGGCTCGGGACACCATCCGGAAGACGTGGGGGAATGAGAAAGTGGTCCTGGGTCAGCTGATCGAGACTATCTTCGTACTGGGTCTACCCGGCGGAGCGGAtgctgagcagcagcaggagaaactCAAACAGGAGAACCTGCAGCACCGTGACCTGATCCAGAGCAACTTCAAGGACAGCTACCACAATCTGACCATCAAGACTCTGGTGATGCTGGAGTGGCTGGATGCTCACTGCCACAAGACTTCCTACGTGCTGAAGATCGACTCCGATATGTTTCTGCATGTCCAGAATTTGGTGAAACTGTTGCTGGATCCCGGCACGGCCAAACAAAACTACATGTCAGGTTTGGTGTGGTGGCACAGCCCGGTTCTAAGAAACCCATTCAACAAGTTCTACATGCCGAGGAACGTGGTTGCTGAGTTGGAGTACCCTCCATATCCTCTGGGCATGGCCTACGTCATGTCCCTGGACCTGCCCGCCAAGATCCTGGCGGTCTCCCCTCAGATCAGACCCATCTTCATTGAAGATGCCTACCTGGGCATGTGCCTCAAACTCCTGGGCGTTTCCCCCAGCGACCCTCCTGAAGACTCCATGTTTGTTGTGGCTCCGACACATCCTCTGAGCAACTGCAGCCTCTCACACGTCATCGCTGTGACCACGACGAGCGTCCTGCAGATGAGCAGTTACTGGCTGAGAAGCAGGACGCCAGAAGCTGAATGTTGA
- the LOC115006181 gene encoding beta-1,3-galactosyltransferase 5-like isoform X2, giving the protein MATNGRLLKHIWICTLGPLTIFLIYLECAWDLVSSDVPAPVSSSSARSPWRDPGPYHVAYPRNYKFIMDDTPTCKTTTPFLVLMVPVAPSNVAARDTIRKTWGNEKVVLGQLIETIFVLGLPGGADAEQQQEKLKQENLQHRDLIQSNFKDSYHNLTIKTLVMLEWLDAHCHKTSYVLKIDSDMFLHVQNLVKLLLDPGTAKQNYMSGLVWWHSPVLRNPFNKFYMPRNVVAELEYPPYPLGMAYVMSLDLPAKILAVSPQIRPIFIEDAYLGMCLKLLGVSPSDPPEDSMFVVAPTHPLSNCSLSHVIAVTTTSVLQMSSYWLRSRTPEAEC; this is encoded by the coding sequence ATGGCTACCAACGGGAGACTCTTAAAACACATCTGGATCTGCACGCTGGGACCATTGACCATCTTCCTCATCTACCTGGAGTGTGCCTGGGACTTGGTGAGCAGCGATGTTCCAGCACCAGTCTCGTCATCATCAGCAAGGTCACCGTGGAGGGACCCCGGGCCATATCACGTGGCATATCCACGAAACTACAAATTCATCATGGATGACACGCCAACGTGTAAGACGACGACTCCTTTCCTGGTCCTGATGGTTCCGGTCGCACCCAGTAACGTGGCGGCTCGGGACACCATCCGGAAGACGTGGGGGAATGAGAAAGTGGTCCTGGGTCAGCTGATCGAGACTATCTTCGTACTGGGTCTACCCGGCGGAGCGGAtgctgagcagcagcaggagaaactCAAACAGGAGAACCTGCAGCACCGTGACCTGATCCAGAGCAACTTCAAGGACAGCTACCACAATCTGACCATCAAGACTCTGGTGATGCTGGAGTGGCTGGATGCTCACTGCCACAAGACTTCCTACGTGCTGAAGATCGACTCCGATATGTTTCTGCATGTCCAGAATTTGGTGAAACTGTTGCTGGATCCCGGCACGGCCAAACAAAACTACATGTCAGGTTTGGTGTGGTGGCACAGCCCGGTTCTAAGAAACCCATTCAACAAGTTCTACATGCCGAGGAACGTGGTTGCTGAGTTGGAGTACCCTCCATATCCTCTGGGCATGGCCTACGTCATGTCCCTGGACCTGCCCGCCAAGATCCTGGCGGTCTCCCCTCAGATCAGACCCATCTTCATTGAAGATGCCTACCTGGGCATGTGCCTCAAACTCCTGGGCGTTTCCCCCAGCGACCCTCCTGAAGACTCCATGTTTGTTGTGGCTCCGACACATCCTCTGAGCAACTGCAGCCTCTCACACGTCATCGCTGTGACCACGACGAGCGTCCTGCAGATGAGCAGTTACTGGCTGAGAAGCAGGACGCCAGAAGCTGAATGTTGA